One Thermosphaera aggregans DNA segment encodes these proteins:
- a CDS encoding XdhC family protein, with translation MKLEELFGRIIQELNKGNPVAIATIIGKEGSGPREIGASMVVTVDGERIGTIGGGELEAIIIRNALEAIEKGEPRKVKLALRRDNIPSDAQPTGMLCGGVVEVFINVLKPQPRVVIIGAGHLGKPIAEIGNLLGFRTVIMDRSDELANPMRYPFAEQVFAGDFLSELEKIRLGPNDIAVIVYGEVETDYQSLKKILQYNPSRHVWVLCSRHRARWMVERLREEGVDVEKHKFFIHMPAGLDIKSATPEEIAVSIWSEIICVLKNCEIPVKTLSIFKEA, from the coding sequence TTGAAGCTTGAGGAATTATTTGGTAGGATTATACAGGAGCTCAACAAGGGGAATCCTGTAGCCATAGCAACAATTATTGGCAAAGAGGGGAGCGGCCCGCGGGAAATAGGTGCATCAATGGTTGTTACAGTTGATGGAGAGAGAATAGGGACTATTGGGGGCGGGGAGCTGGAAGCCATCATAATAAGGAATGCGCTCGAGGCTATTGAGAAGGGGGAACCAAGGAAGGTAAAGCTCGCCTTGAGGAGAGATAATATTCCAAGCGACGCACAACCCACTGGCATGCTGTGCGGGGGAGTCGTAGAAGTATTCATAAACGTGTTAAAGCCCCAGCCAAGAGTAGTCATAATAGGTGCTGGACACCTGGGCAAACCTATCGCTGAAATAGGAAACCTGCTTGGTTTTCGAACAGTAATCATGGATAGGAGTGATGAGCTCGCAAATCCTATGAGATACCCGTTCGCGGAACAGGTTTTCGCAGGGGACTTCTTGTCCGAGCTTGAAAAGATACGATTAGGCCCCAACGATATAGCGGTTATCGTGTATGGAGAAGTTGAAACGGACTATCAGTCTTTGAAAAAGATTCTCCAATACAATCCTAGCAGACACGTTTGGGTTCTGTGTAGCAGGCATAGAGCCAGGTGGATGGTTGAAAGGCTCCGCGAGGAAGGGGTTGACGTGGAGAAGCATAAATTCTTCATCCACATGCCCGCCGGCCTGGATATTAAAAGCGCTACCCCTGAGGAAATAGCCGTGAGTATTTGGTCTGAGATAATCTGCGTGCTAAAGAATTGTGAAATACCTGTTAAAACACTCAGTATTTTCAAGGAAGCGTAG
- a CDS encoding THUMP domain-containing protein: MSFNLMITHEPGLDNYRFVIGSLRSLIKDYQVIDKGPCVILIKVPDPYQAIENLRSIVKEAPMVYRVIPIDTIVDPYVEDVAEKASELALARIPPDKTYRVTLHGRLYWRETRMPAHSMDAIRVIAEKIDRQVSLTHPDYVVYVRSVKLYHRRRYATITVTMPEKIIVSKSEKP; encoded by the coding sequence TTGAGCTTCAACTTAATGATAACCCATGAGCCAGGGCTTGACAACTACAGATTTGTGATCGGGAGTCTTCGCTCTCTTATCAAGGATTACCAGGTGATCGATAAGGGGCCTTGCGTCATCCTCATTAAAGTGCCAGACCCTTATCAAGCAATTGAAAATCTGAGAAGCATAGTTAAGGAAGCCCCAATGGTCTACAGGGTAATACCTATCGACACGATCGTAGATCCGTATGTGGAGGATGTTGCTGAAAAAGCGAGCGAGCTAGCACTAGCCAGGATTCCACCGGATAAGACCTACCGGGTTACCTTGCACGGCCGTCTTTACTGGAGGGAGACCAGGATGCCGGCGCACAGCATGGATGCTATAAGAGTTATTGCGGAGAAAATCGACCGTCAAGTGTCCCTTACACACCCTGATTACGTTGTCTACGTTCGAAGCGTTAAACTATACCATAGGAGGCGCTACGCAACCATAACTGTTACGATGCCCGAAAAAATAATTGTGAGCAAATCCGAGAAGCCATAA
- a CDS encoding SagB/ThcOx family dehydrogenase — protein MSSKIMLPKPNNETCLGRLLKERRSVRSYKESSLTLQELSSLLWFTYGCVEPDCERRTSPSAGATYPFEIYVSVRNNGVEGVEPGIYHYDAERNELVEVLKGDFSRQLAKACMGQRWVLNAPINIILVAVAERTTGYYGERGWRYIFNEAGHIGQNIYLASVEMGLGTVAVGAFNDDQVSKLLSLPEGYEPVYVFPVGRVK, from the coding sequence ATGTCGTCTAAAATCATGCTTCCAAAACCCAACAATGAGACTTGTCTAGGGAGACTTTTGAAAGAGAGAAGGAGTGTTCGAAGCTATAAGGAATCATCCTTAACCCTCCAGGAATTGTCAAGCCTCTTATGGTTCACCTATGGCTGTGTTGAACCAGACTGTGAAAGAAGGACATCGCCGTCCGCGGGTGCAACATACCCTTTCGAAATATACGTCTCGGTTAGAAACAACGGGGTTGAGGGTGTGGAGCCCGGGATATACCATTACGATGCCGAGAGGAACGAACTGGTAGAGGTTTTGAAAGGAGATTTCTCCAGACAGCTCGCGAAAGCCTGCATGGGACAGAGATGGGTTTTGAACGCCCCTATTAACATAATACTTGTTGCTGTTGCCGAAAGAACCACGGGGTACTACGGCGAAAGAGGGTGGCGGTACATTTTCAACGAGGCCGGTCATATTGGTCAAAACATCTATCTCGCATCGGTTGAAATGGGCTTGGGAACGGTTGCTGTGGGAGCGTTTAACGATGACCAGGTTTCCAAACTATTAAGTCTGCCCGAGGGATATGAGCCCGTCTACGTGTTCCCCGTTGGAAGGGTGAAGTAG